Proteins encoded in a region of the Brassica napus cultivar Da-Ae unplaced genomic scaffold, Da-Ae ScsIHWf_1022;HRSCAF=1437, whole genome shotgun sequence genome:
- the LOC106392812 gene encoding UDP-glycosyltransferase 73B3-like, producing the protein MCHTLLSMCNTCTRTKTPAQQQPVKLQVLELTLDFPCVQLGLPEGCENADFLTLNNNDDRQDMITKFFLSTRFFKGQLENLLETMRPDCLIADMFFPWATQAAEKFNVPRLVFHGFGYFPLCFAYCIKLHKPQQRVTSICEPFVIPHLPGSIVMTQEQINDCDEGTEMGKFMMEVKESEVKSSCVVVNSFYEFEPDYAYFYKSVVTKRAWNIVRSLL; encoded by the coding sequence ATGTGTCACACATTACTCTCCATGTGTAACACATGTACACGAACCAAAACTCCAGCACAGCAGCAACCTGTCAAGCTCCAAGTTCTTGAGCTTACATTGGACTTCCCTTGCGTGCAGCTCGGGTTACCAGAAGGATGCGAAAACGCCGACTTCTTGACCTTAAACAACAACGATGATAGGCAGGACATGATCACTAAGTTCTTTTTGTCGACAAGGTTTTTCAAAGGCCAGCTTGAGAATCTCCTCGAGACAATGCGGCCAGATTGTCTTATCGCCGACATGTTCTTCCCGTGGGCTACTCAAGCTGCTGAGAAGTTCAATGTGCCAAGACTTGTGTTCCACGGCTTTGGCTACTTCCCCTTATGCTTTGCTTACTGCATCAAACTGCATAAGCCACAACAGAGAGTTACTTCCATTTGTGAGCCATTTGTGATCCCTCACCTCCCAGGGAGCATAGTGATGACTCAAGAACAAATCAACGACTGCGACGAAGGAACCGAGATGGGGAAGTTCATGATGGAGGTTAAAGAATCGGAAGTGAAGAGCTCATGTGTTGTTGTGAACAGCTTCTACGAGTTTGAACCTGATTACGCTTATTTTTACAAGAGTGTTGTAACGAAGAGAGCGTGGAACATCGTCCGCTCTCTGTTGTAA